One part of the Salmo salar chromosome ssa10, Ssal_v3.1, whole genome shotgun sequence genome encodes these proteins:
- the LOC106613657 gene encoding polyamine-transporting ATPase 13A3 gives MEKEDLKIVNKDEEDEMELQGYRVCRWRVAVVSLWVLCTGGFLLLLLYWMPEWCVKATCSRTTVREAEVVLLQSTDEFKRWFLAKVRVMLAPGRNPFDSLETQTTPPMANGHSPHSSNSPTQEFNRKYAEYQPTQIRYFTLHSTKYYWNDEVQNFEVLTGLEDLEVTCSNIHSEHSTGLTSNQQEYRRLFFGVNEIAVKVPSVFKLLIKEVLNPFYIFQLFSVILWSADEYYYYAVAIVFMSVISIATSLYTIKKQYVMLHDMVAAHSIVRVSVCRANNADIEEALSTDLVPGDVMVIPSNGTIMPCDAVLVSGTCIVNESMLTGESVPVTKTNLPNPGEGDKEGDGAYSMEEHKRHTLFCGTHIIQTRFYSGELVKAVVVRTGFSTAKGQLVRSILYPKPTDFKLYRDAYLFLLCLVAIAGIGFVYSIVLSIMNKVPAKTIIIESLDIITITVPPALPAAMTAGIVYAQRRLKRIGIFCISPQRINICGQLNLVCFDKTGTLTEDGLDLWGVQRVENGTFHLSEENAYKESLVKSQFVACMATCHSLTKIDGQLSGDPLDLKMFEATGWILEEATEEETSLHDRIMPTVVRPPKQLMPPEPVMSPEQDMELYDLSLAYEIGIVRQFPFSSALQRMCVVARLLGEKRMDAYLKGAPEVVASLCKKDTVPEDFAEVLEDYTKQGFRVIALAHRRLESKLTWHKVQNVNRDQMEANMEFLGLIIMQNKLKAETAGVLEDLRRAHIRTVMVTGDNMLTAISVARDCGMIPPQDRVIIADALPSKDGQSAKINWRYADKPSKHMGKAPRLEEVEISLEDVCHTDEPKSQDQYHFAMSGKSFAVITEHFQDVLQKLVLHGTVFARMAPDQKTQLIEALQSVDYFVGMCGDGANDCGALKRAHGGISLSELEASVASPFTSRTPNISCVPSLIREGRAALITSFCVFKFMALYSIIQYISVTLLYSILSNLGDFQFLFIDIAIILLIVFTMSLNPASKELVSRRPPSGLISGPLLFSVLTQILICLGFQTIAFLWVRHQAWYDIWTPESDACNSSPHANFSPKHNSSEDDHNIKNYENTSLFYVSSFQYLIVAIVFSKGKPFRQPSYKNWPFVVSCIGLYIFLFFIMFYPVSAIDEFLEIVCVPFEWRVTLFFIIVVNAAVSVLAETLVLDVVLWKLVFSRDKQGSYGATPATPTTQGGIDLWGPKCLSWLCCRQRKVPKALYMHLAQELSVDPDWPPKPTTTTEANPPPPGNTPENCSSYQIMGDS, from the exons ATGGAGAAAGAAGACCTGAAGATCGTGAAcaaggatgaggaggatgagatG GAGCTCCAGGGGTACCGTGTGTGTCGGTGGCGCGTGGCGGTGGTGAGTCTTTGGGTGCTCTGTACGGGGGgcttcctgctgctgctgctctactGGATGCCAGAATGGTGTGTGAAGGCCACCTGTAGCCGGACCACTGTCAGAGAGGCTGAAGTGGTGCTGCTCCAATCCACC gatGAGTTTAAGCGCTGGTTCCTAGCCAAGGTGCGTGTGATGCTGGCCCCCGGGAGGAACCCCTTTGACAGCCTGGAGACCCAGACCACTCCCCCCATGGCCAACGGACACTCCCCCCACTCCTCGAACAGCCCCACCCAGGAGTTCAACAGGAAGTACGCAGAGTACCAGCCCACTCAG ATTCGCTATTTTACACTCCATAGCACAAAGTACTACTGGAACGACGAGGTCCAGAATTTTGAGGTGTTAAC gggCTTGGAAGACCTGGAGGTGACCTGTTCCAACATCCACTCAGAGCACAGCACGGGGCTCACCAGCAACCAGCAGGAGTACAG GAGACTGTTTTTTGGAGTGAATGAAATTGCAGTGAAAGTGCCTTCAGTTTTCAAGCTGCTAATCAAAGAG GTCCTCAACCCCTTCTACATCTTCCAGCTCTTCAGTGTGATCCTGTGGAGCGCCGACGAGTACTACTACTACGCCGTAGCCATCGTCTTCATGTCGGTCATATCCATAGCTACCTCTCTGTACACCATTAAAAAG CAATACGTCATGCTTCACGACATGGTGGCAGCACACAGTATTGTCCGTGTTTCAGTCTGCAGAGCCAACAACG CAGACATCGAGGAGGCCCTGTCCACTGACCTGGTGCCTGGCGATGTCATGGTCATCCCTAGCAACGGGACCATCATGCCGTGCGATGCGGTGCTGGTCAGCGGCACCTGCATTGTCAACGAGAGCATGCTGACAG GCGAGAGTGTGCCCGTCACCAAGACCAACCTCCCCAACCCGGGTGAGGGGGACAAGGAGGGTGACGGGGCCTACAGCATGGAGGAGCACAAGAGACACACCCTCTTCTGTGGCACGCACATCATCCAGACCCGTTTCTACTCAGGGGAACTGGTCAAGGCAGTGGTGGTCCGCACAG GCTTCAGCACAGCTAAGGGCCAGCTGGTgcgctccatcctctaccccaaGCCCACGGACTTCAAGCTGTACCGCGACGCCTACCTCTTCCTGCTGTGCCTGGTGGCTATAGCCGGTATCGGCTTTGTCTACTCCATCGTCCTCAGCATCATGAACAAG GTGCCAGCCAAGACCATCATCATCGAGTCCCTggacatcatcaccatcaccgtgCCCCCCGCGCTGCCCGCTGCCATGACGGCGGGCATCGTGTACGCCCAGCGCCGCCTCAAACGCATCGGCATCTTCTGCATCAGCCCCCAGAGGATCAACATCTGTGGCCAGCTCAACCTGGTCTGCTTCGAcaag ACGGGTACACTCACAGAGGATGGACTGGACTTATGGGGAGTCCAGAGAGTGGAGAATGGCACTTTCCACCTGTCAGAGGAGAATGCCTACAAGGAGAGTCTGGTCAAGTCCCAGTTTGTAGCCTGCATGGCCACCTGCCACTCTCTTACCAAGATCGATGGCCAGCTGTCCGGAGACCCTCTGGACCTGAAGATGTTTGAGGCCACAGGTTGG ATCCTGGAGGAGGCCACTGAGGAGGAGACCTCCCTCCACGACCGCATCATGCCCACCGTGGTGCGGCCCCCCAAGCAGCTGATGCCCCCTGAGCCCGTCATGTCACCCGAACAGGACATG GAGCTGTATGACTTGTCG TTGGCCTATGAGATTGGTATTGTGCGTCAGTTCCCGTTCTCCTCGGCGCTGcagaggatgtgtgtggtggcCCGTCTGCTGGGGGAGAAGCGCATGGATGCCTACCTCAAGGGAGCGCCAGAGGTGGTGGCCAGCCTCTGCAAGAAAGACACTG TTCCAGAGGACTTTGCGGAGGTTCTGGAGGACTACACCAAGCAGGGCTTCCGGGTCATCGCCCTGGCCCACCGCCGCCTCGAGTCCAAACTCACCTGGCACAAAGTCCAGAACGTCAACAGGGACCAGATGGAGGCCAACATGGAGTTCCTGGGGCTGATCATCATGCAGAACAAGCTGAAGGCTGAGACTGCcggggtactggaggacctcCGCAGGGCACACATCCGCACCGTCATGGTCACTG GTGACAACATGTTGACGGCCATCTCAGTGGCCAGGGACTGTGGCATGATCCCCCCTCAGGACCGGGTCATCATCGCCGACGCGCTGCCCTCCAAAGATGGTCAGTCGGCCAAGATCAACTGGCGCTACGCAGACAAACCCAGCAAACATATGGGCAAAGCCCCACGCCTGGAG GAAGTAGAGATCAGTCTAGAGGATGTGTGTCACACTGACGAGCCCAAGTCTCAGGACCAGTACCACTTCGCCATGAGTGGCAAGTCCTTTGCTGTCATCACTGAGCACTTTCAGGATGTGCTGCAAAAG TTGGTGCTGCATGGGACAGTGTTTGCCCGAATGGCCCCCGACCAGAAGACCCAGCTCATTGAAGCACTGCAGAGTGTGGA CTATTTTGTGGGCATGTGTGGAGATGGCGCAAATGATTGTGGT GCTTTGAAGAGGGCTCATggtgggatctctctctctgagctggagGCCTCTGTAGCCTCTCCCTTCACCTCCAGGACCCCCAACATCTCCTGTGTGCCAAGCCTCATCAG AGAAGGGCGAGCGGCTCTGATCACCTCCTTCTGTGTGTTCAAGTTCATGGCCCTGTACAGCATCATCCAGTACATCAGTGTCACCCTGCTCTACTCT ATCCTCAGTAACCTGGGAGACTTCCAGTTCCTCTTTATCGACATCGCTATCATCCTCCTCATCGTCTTCACCA tgtctctgAACCCAGCGTCGAAGGAGCTGGTGTCGAGGCGTCCCCCCTCAGGTCTGATCTCAGGCCCTCTGCTATTCTCCGTGCTGACTCAGATCCTCATCTGTCTGGGCTTCCAGACCATCGCCTTCCTCTGGGTCCGACACCAGGCCTGGTACGACATCTGGACGCCAGAGTCAGA tgCCTGCAACTCGTCCCCCCATGCCAACTTCTCCCCGAAACACAACTCCTCTGAGGACGACCACAACATCAAGAACTACGAGAACACCTCCCTGTTCTACGTCTCCTCCTTCCAGTACCTCATCGTGGCCATCGTCTTCTCCAAGGGGAAGCCCTTCAGACAGCCCAGCTACAAAAACT GGCCCTTCGTGGTGTCATGTATTGGCTTGTACATATTTCTGTTCTTCATCATGTTCTACCCTGTGTCTGCTATCGATGAATTCCTAGAG ATTGTGTGTGTTCCGTTTGAATGGAGAGTCACTCTGTTCTTCATCATCGTAGTCAATGCAGCCGTGTCTGTCTTGGCGGAG ACCCTCGTCCTTGACGTCGTCTTATGGAAGCTTGTGTTCAGCCGAGACAAGCAGGGCAGCTATGGCGCCACACCCGCCACCCCGACAACACAG GGTGGCATTGACCTCTGGGGACCCAAGTGTCTGTCGTGGCTGTGCTGCCGGCAGAGGAAGGTACCCAAGGCACTCTACATGCACCTGGCCCAGGAGCTGAGCGTGGACCCCGACTGGCCCCCcaaacccaccaccaccactgaagCCAATCCCCCGCCGCCCGGCAACACCCCAGAAAACTGCTCCTCCTACCAGATCATGGGCGACTCCTAG